From a single Solenopsis invicta isolate M01_SB chromosome 6, UNIL_Sinv_3.0, whole genome shotgun sequence genomic region:
- the LOC120356752 gene encoding cytochrome b5-like: MAENKVFTRSEIAEIKDLDKNIFILHDKVYDVHSFLNEHPGGEEILVDHKGIDASEDFDDVGHSKDAMELMKKYQVGVLAESEKTNKSPKKGWVAGYNKVPEQSEGPSMLLYLIMGGIAVVVAFYYVF, encoded by the coding sequence ATGGCGGAAAACAAAGTATTCACGCGTAGCGAGATCGCAGAAATCAAAGATTtggataaaaacattttcatctTGCACGACAAAGTATACGACGTCCATAGCTTTCTCAATGAGCATCCAGGTGGCGAGGAGATTTTGGTAGATCACAAAGGCATAGACGCCTCCGAAGACTTCGACGATGTCGGGCATTCGAAAGATGCGATGGAGCTGATGAAGAAATATCAAGTCGGCGTGCTCGCTGAATCGGAAAAGACGAACAAATCGCCGAAGAAGGGCTGGGTAGCAGGATACAACAAAGTGCCGGAACAGAGCGAAGGACCCAGCATGCTTCTCTATCTAATCATGGGCGGAATCGCAGTCGTAGTAGCCTTTTATTACGTGTTTTAA
- the LOC105198074 gene encoding cytochrome b5: MTTTYTIEEVARHNNAKDLWIVVHDGVYDITKFRKEHPGGEDVLMEVAGQDATNRFEDNGHSFEAVNLRESFKIGQLAGSVVGLDKSSKTTKTEVKEPMEKDEQNQESKTETSWNLMMFIFIAVPIYAIIFYWFSTV; this comes from the exons ATGACGACCACCTACACGATCGAAGAAGTTGCTCGTCACAATAACGCCAAGGATCTGTGGATCGTGGTACACGATGGGGTCTACGATATCACGAAGTTTCGTAAGGAACACCCTGGCGGCGAGGACGTGCTGATGGAAGTAGCGGGGCAAGATGCGACGAATCGTTTCGAAGACAATGGCCACAGTTTCGAGGCAGTTAACTTGCGCGAGAGTTTCAAAATTGGACAACTGGCAGGAAGTGTTGTAGGCTTGGATAAATCGTCAAAGACGACAAAGACAG AAGTAAAAGAACCAATGGAGAAAGATGAGCAGAATCAAGAATCGAAGACAGAAACGTCCTGGAATTTGATGATGTTCATATTTATCGCTGTCCCAATTTatgccataattttttattggttCAGTACAGTATAA
- the LOC105204036 gene encoding pickpocket protein 28, with product MKSSRCSKKLQYAFLNISSHSVVPLAHTSLFFISINVVASRNMKTHWNKKTRFDSSKQGYCKCLVYGMKKYMEWFYDYCKNTNLHGFRYINIDESSIVEKVFWLVVCLLSIMFCVLLMMRLWANYSKNPIITSIYPSNPIWDIPFPAVTICNNNKVYRPQADLIAKYLYTNGFTADDSDKFFSSLMKLIRPNKISLDNVTARELLDNLGVTVEALMEQLMQPCSALLLRCAWVGKIYDCGKIFKTIKSKEGFCCAFNSHYDVNSDYTKKKKQEIFGTSSMQAHSTFRRIILRIFLSLSRRSIDSTDFNVTSDSLPGVHKILNAPGSGRDVGLAVALNIEPDMYKATTRPYVGASIMIHDPIDFPDIGAHIASVPPGHVLTISVAGTFIKSMESLRGIPQEKRSCYFDNEILGETHYSYQSCISECIAERTYNLCGCLPFYYPETNKRGRTCYLPDINCLLRVRKLIPEYMKSSTCKCLPQCTDMMYDIFPEDIKMDDVGFDSDLTHGFNINNVSFVYVFFGDVSYIEYRKESIISWDSLLASFGGMFGLCLGGSMLSVIELVYLLARQLFSRQLRKGQEQSRAKLPPASNMFLSIPIKDKAQLQKSRNRQRSDVLVTWYQPSLQHRKITNLDDINHIKHIRF from the exons ATGAAGAGTAGTCGCTGTTCGAAGAAATTACAGTACGCGTTCCTCAATATATCTAGTCATTCGGTGGTTCCCTTGGCACATACCAGTTTGTTTTTCATAAGCATTAACGTGGTAGCTTCAAGAAACATGAAGACACATTGGAATAAGAAAACTAGATTCGACAGTTCAAAACAAG GATATTGCAAATGCCTGGTATATGGGATGAAAAAATATATGGAATGGTTTTACGATTATTGCAAGAATACAAATTTACATGGTTTCCGTTACATAAATATAGACGAATCGTCGATAGTAGAGAAAGTCTTTTGGCTCGTG GTTTGTTTATTGTCCATCATGTTCTGCGTTTTACTAATGATGCGTTTATGGGCAAATTACTCAAAAAATCCCATAATAACGAGTATTTACCCATCAAATCCGATATGGGACATACCTTTTCCAGCTGTCACCATATGTAACAATAACAAGGTTTACCGTCCACAAGCCGACCTTATTGCTAAGTATtt ATACACGAATGGATTTACTGCGGACGACagcgacaaatttttttcatcccTAATGAAGCTGATACGACCAAATAAGATCTCGCTGGACAATGTGACCGCGAGAGAGCTCCTCGATAATCTCGGTGTGACAGTCGAAGCGCTTATGGAGCAG TTGATGCAACCGTGCAGCGCGTTACTACTAAGATGCGCTTGGGTCGGTAAGATTTACGATTGCGGCAAGATTTTCAAGACGATCAAGTCTAAAGAAGGTTTCTGTTGCGCTTTCAACTCCCACTACGATGTAAACAGTGACTACACG aaaaaaaaaaaacaagaaatcttCGGCACCAGCTCGATGCAGGCTCATTCGACATTTAGACGTATTATTTTACGCATTTTTCTATCATTATCTCGCAGATCTATCGACTCCACCGATTTCAACGTCACCTCTGACAGTCTGCCGGGTGTGCACAAAATTCTG AACGCGCCTGGAAGTGGCCGCGATGTGGGACTCGCGGTCGCTTTAAACATCGAGCCCGACATGTATAAGGCTACTACGCGCCCTTACGTAGGGGCTTCCATTATGATACACGACCCAATCGATTTTCCCGACATCGGTGCACACATTGCGTCCGTGCCACCCGGTCACGTCCTAACGATATCCGTCGCCGGCACGTTCATCAAAAGCATGGAAAGTTTGCGGGGCATCCCCCAAGAGAAACGTTCATGCTATTTCGACAACGAG ATATTAGGCGAAACTCACTACAGCTATCAATCGTGCATATCGGAGTGCATAGCTGAGCGTACATATAATCTGTGCGGCTGCCTGCCGTTTTACTATCCAGAGACAA ATAAGAGAGGGAGGACATGTTACTTGCCAGATATAAATTGTCTTTTGAGAGTACGAA AATTAATACCAGAATACATGAAGTCAAGCACTTGTAAGTGTTTACCCCAATGCACCGATATGATGTACGATATATTTCCGGAAGATATTAAAATGGATGACGTAGGGTTCGACTCTGATTTAAC ACAcggttttaatataaataatgtttctttcgTGTACGTATTTTTCGGCGATGTGTCGTATATCGAATACCGCAAGGAGAGCATCATCAGCTGGGATTCACTCCTCG CATCCTTCGGTGGGATGTTCGGTCTTTGTCTCGGTGGTTCCATGTTGAGCGTAATAGAACTAGTTTATCTATTGGCCAGGCAGCTCTTTAGTCGACAGCTCCGCAAAGGACAAGAACAATCACGTGCAAAATTGCCGCCGGCGTCGAACATGTTTCTGTCTATCCCTATTAAAGACAAAGCTCAACTGCAGAAATCGCGAAATCGTCAGAGATCGGATGTTCTCGTCACGTGGTATCAACCATCCCTTCAGCATCGTAAAATAACGAATCTCGACgatataaatcatattaaacaCATTAGATTTTGA
- the LOC105202290 gene encoding neuropeptide Y receptor type 6 codes for MRSAYSNITDIHNMIALCKRTRSSKYSGRYNYGLWTIEPSILSIIGYTVVIPVVSALGIIGNSLILIVHFKAKTYLKASTYTYLAVLATSDLITCILLVFSSLARGIFRCYKGWLEFDAFVYFPLGSITSNITVWAALGVSVDRLIIVCSMPRSKPPGFCSQHIARKLMIFASCFAILINVPYCFMYKYNDRGDLVTTNFFHSRWYYLQNWFQFIIFGLIPAAFLLVANVIMLYFVRKVLKQREILLKRKNIREGNKLQDQARLTIMLIGIVLLFLVGELPTHLASRRSAVSLLYGGDPSRVHEDFMESFRMWATLLNALSSSTNFILYYLLSSCFSMHFKRMLLPKHIMKRKHARRGPIAYFHQQPGGRAQCEIFVL; via the exons ATGAGATCCGCGTATTCGAACATCACCGACATACACAACATGATCGCGCTATGCAAACG AACGAGGTCCTCGAAATACTCCGGCCGGTACAATTACGGGCTGTGGACGATCGAGCCGAGTATCTTGAGCATTATCGGATATACCGTGGTCATTCCTGTAGTTTCCGCACTCGGAATAATCGGAAATTCTCTGATCCTCATAGTCCACTTCAAAGCGAAGACATACCTGAAAGCGTCGACATACACATATTTAGCAG TGCTCGCGACCTCGGATCTGATTACCTGCATCTTGCTCGTCTTCTCCAGTCTGGCTCGGGGCATTTTCCGTTGCTACAAAGGATGGCTGGAATTCGACGCGTTCGTATACTTTCCGCTCGGCTCCATTACGTCAAACATCACAGTCTGGGCCGCATTAGGTGTGAGCGTCGATAGACTGATAATAGTCTGCAG CATGCCGCGTAGCAAACCACCGGGATTCTGTAGCCAGCATATAGCACGCAAGCTGATGATCTTCGCCAGCTGCTTCGCCATTTTGATCAACGTACCATACTGCTTTATGTACAAGTACAACGATCGTGGTGATTTAGTGACGACCAATTTTTTTCACTCGAG GTGGTACTATCTTCAGAATTggtttcaatttataatattcgGCCTGATACCGGCTGCATTTTTGCTCGTTGCGAACGTTATAATGTTATACTTTGTGAGAAAGGTCCTCAAGCAAAGAGAAATACTGCTGAAGCGCAAAAACATACGCGAAGGGAATAAGTTGCAG GATCAAGCCCGGCTAACCATCATGCTGATCGGCATCGTATTACTGTTCCTCGTGGGCGAGCTGCCAACTCATTTAGCATCACGTCGCAGCGCCGTGTCTTTGCTTTATGGCGGTGATCCTTCCAGAGTTCACGAGGACTTCATGGAAAG TTTCCGCATGTGGGCGACTCTTCTCAACGCACTATCGAGCTCGACAAATTTCATACTCTATTATTTGCTGAGTTCATGCTTTTCTATGCATTTCAAACGCATGTTACTTCCGAAGCATATTATGAAGAGGAAACACGCTAGGAGAGGACCGATCGCTTATTTCCACCAACAACCAGGCGGCAGAGCGCAATgcgaaatatttgtattatag